The Hordeum vulgare subsp. vulgare chromosome 7H, MorexV3_pseudomolecules_assembly, whole genome shotgun sequence DNA window tccgacgaggtcgcgagcttcgtgattgaggatttctatgcggcttgtggtaatttgtgatggactagttggagcacccctgcagggttaaatcttttcggaaagccgtgtctgcggttatgtggcaacgtggaaactttgtttaacactggttctagataacttgaagttaacttaattaaaataagccaactgtgtgcgtaaccgtgactgtctctttcgtgagttcttgtccgatcgaggacacggtggggttatgtctgacgtaggtaggtgttcaggatcattcatttgatcatcactagttcacgtcagttatgcgtagatcttccccctcttatttcttgtactcgtaagttagccaccaaatatatgcttagccgctgctgcaacctcaccacttaaccatgcctcaatcatcaagctttgctagtcttgatacctttggaaatgagattgctgagtcccctgtggctcacagattactacaacaccagttgcaggtaccggtaaaggttacttgacacgagcgcgttgattgttcatttggagttgcttcttcttcttcttcttcgatctaggatgggttccaggccggcagcctgggatagcaaggatggacgtagttcttcttttgtcgtttgttttcgtccgtagtcggaccctgctcttactcttgatgattatgtaatgtactgatgtgactctgatgtagcttgtggcgagtgtaagccaactctttatatatctcttcttttcagtacatgtacttgtaacgatatccattcttgcgacacgacgagatgtgtttctatccctgacgaggccttcgtgccaaattgaggatagggtcgcatcttgggcgtgacacccatGGCGATGAAGGATCTCCGACTATGGTGCGTGGGCATGAATCCCTCATGTCCTCACCTTCTCTTTCGGTCCTTCATTTGCTTGTAGGTTGCTTCGATCTGGATGTTTACTGAATATTTGTCCATGTTTACTGAATGTAACTTGATGACCTCTTATATACTTCACATTAGATAAAACTATAAGAAATACTTATACTTTTTATTCAGCAATAGACTTCATTGAATAACAATATAGTGATAATTTAAAGAATGCATAGAAGTTAATTCCGACAGCAATTTCTTACTGCTTCTCATATTTTCTTGCACCTGCGTGCAATCAAGTTTGGTACTGTGATCATGTAGATCACAGAGCATTAGGACCAGCATTCATATTAGTGAAAATGGGCTACAATGGATCACGGAAATTTATTTCTTCATCGAAAATAAAAAAGTTGCTACAAAATTACACTTAGATACATCGACGTGGTGGATGCTAATCTATGAGAGCAAGAGTTGGTCATCATGGTACATATCTCAATTGGCTAGTGTATCTGTGTCAATTAATAATGCTGATCTATGATCTGAATTAGTTTCTCGGCCCTTAGTTGCATACTTGCATTGCAGGCTGGGAGCAAGgagaacattgtccctagtgtccAAATTTTGGTCATAGAGGTGCAATACGGCCTCTGCAATGCTGTCAGGAAAGTGTCTGGTTTCCTTTGATGATTCCCTAACCTAGAGACGCTCCATTTACAGCTAAAATTAGTTGTTGCGTTGGCAATTTTGCCGTACTAGTGGCTATGCTATATCTAGCATCAGTCTAGCATGGTAAGAACTTAGAATGGTGAATTAGATCAACTCAGGATTCATGTGTTGTTGGTTTCGATCTATTATCTTGCTCATTGCTTGGCAAGATTGGAATAGATAAATGCTAGGGCCTTCCAACAAATCGAGACACCTCCTTTGATAGTTTTTGAATGAATAAAATAGAAGCTAATTGTTCGCAACCGGCACGCGCCAAGCATATACTTGAGTACTTTTGCATTAATATTTTCTTAGTTTTCAGTTGATACAATTCATAGATTGCAACAATTTTCTTGTAGTACTTTTGTATTTTACCTTTTTCGTTATCAAATAACATGTAGTTGTTATCTTATTGTGATTTTGGTGTTATATCCTTTGATAATGGACTACCAAATTGGGGTCACTATGTTCATGTTCATTCAGTTGTGAGATTTTATTTGTTCTTCAAATGCAAATCGTGAGTCGCACTTATCAGAAGATATTGTCCATGAAGCGGTATGTTAAGTTGGTACTTAAAATCTTAGGTCTTTCATGGGTCTTGCAATTTATTGTCTGTTTGCATTTTCTGCTCCTGCTACTTTAACCTGATAATACAAGTACTTTAACATGAGAGTCCAACCATGATGTTAGTGCTAGTGTCACATCTCATTTATGTTAATAAACGTTTTCTTGTTGGCCCTGAATCTAACTACGGCTGTAAATTATTAACCCAACAAGTATTATGACGATGGACAGTTAATGTTGAGTGTTCTTGATGTATTAAATATACTATAATTCATAGAGTAACTTTTGAAGCTTGTAGGAGTTTACATGCTAATAAATGATTTCTCCTCCTATACTTAAGATGTTAAATGCGCAACGTTACCTTGTCTTTATCTATAAGTTCTTTTTCTTATAGTAGTGATGCATACATCTCTTCTAAAACAATCCAGAATGAACAAGCTAAACACGCTACATTCATTCTTTGTTAGATGCACATCAGGTGGATTCTCACCCGTTGATGCTCATTTTTTATCTTGTTCATGGATTTATATCTTCATGacttcatttctttttctttcgcaGATGAGAGCCAATTAGGAAAGAACTAGTGAGCAGAAGGCTATTAGGAGGAGCAACGCCTACTCTGTTTGGCCCATCCGTTCTTCCTATTTTATTTCTTGTCGATTAGAACATTAATGATATCTGTGTGCCATCCACATGTGAGCCTATGTAAATTTGTATATCGATTATGATGAATGTGAATTTGTATACTCCATGCAGCCAATATGTTATGTGTATGCACATCTGATAGTACTATGTATTACAGAAACTGTACTCTGTACATCATAGTACAACTACAATATGTTTATTAATCCTAAAACAACTAGCAGAGGCAGGCAGGGCTAGGTGCACGCCACTGGTACAAAGTAGGAATGCTAGCGGTATTCGAGTTACTAGTGGCGGGCCGGATTTTCTGCCCGTCACTGCTAACTGATTAACAGTGACGGACCGGTGCCCGTCACTGGTGGCCTGTTACCGGTGATAGGAAGCCAGTGACAGGCTTTCCTGGGCTCCTAGCCCGCCACTAATTCCCATTTTGCACCCACCACTGCTAGACATTCCTGCAGTAGTGTGCAACCGAGGCTAAAAAATAAACCTAGTTACAAAGTGAGTGTAGACTTGCAACTAGGACTAGAAAGCCGTTGACCCAATTGCAAGTTGAGTGTGGATTTGCAAATGAGATGAGAAAAAAGATTGGGCTTAGCTGCATGTTAAGGGTGAAGTTGCAACCAGGACAAAAGAAATCATCCTAGTTTTGATTCAAGGCTAGACTTGTAACTGAGGCCAAAGTAAATGAGCCAACTACAAGTTAAGGGTGGACCTGCAATTAGGATAAAAACGTCGGTCCAGTTGCGAGTTGAGAGTGGACTTGCAACTTAGATGAAAAAAATAGTGTTTAGTTGCAAGTCGGTAAAAAGAATTGTAGGTCTAGTTATGAGTCAAGGATGAAATTGCAACTGGTCGGGCTAAATTGCAAATCGATCTGAGACTTGCAACTGAGGTGAGAAAAATGTCCCCGTCAATCGCAAATATATGAGAAGTTAAACAAAGTGAAAAGAGATAGTGAAGAATGCAAATAGACAAGCTGATGTGCCTCCTTTTATCACTTGGGGTCTTTCCACACAAAGTAGCAACCCAAGAAAATATACACATAAAAATAGAAATGGGCTCAACCAGATATTGTGCCATAAGAAAAAATAactacaacaaaagaagaaaaaggacaaGATTCTGACCGCGTGTTTAGCATTAAGAAAACAATTTTGCTACAACGCATCTAGATGtgatataagttttttttaagaAGATATGAGATAATTATTGACATCTAAGTACTATGTCAATGATCTTACGTAAAGATTCGCGTGTATATTCTTTTTTTACTATTTAATTTAATCATTCAGATGTGTAATAACTATGGCATATCTAAATGTGCCCTAGGCACACCTTTAAAAATCTAAGGGTGGGATTTTGCACATGGCTTAACTGTTTCTCATGTACTTCGTAATCTAAatgtttttatattagtttacagaaggAGTATTAGATATGAATTAGCAAAAAAACCATATAAGAATTAGTAACATGACAAACAGTACACGTTCATCTACACCTTTCCTAGTAAAGCATTGATTTAATCCGAACGAAATTAGCACAGTACTAGTAGAGTATATGTGTTGGGTGATCAGTTAAATTCTTCGTCGTTGACCTGATCTTGTTTCTTTTTCTTCCCCTCCTTGGCCCCACCGTCCTCTGTAACTGTAGCTGTGCCCTCCACCATTTCCCTTCCTCGGTCGCTCCCGTCGGCTGCTGTGCCCGTGACGACGACGGGCGCCACCTTGAACTTGGCGTATATGTCACCCTTGTAGAAGTTCCTCGTCCTCCACACCAGCACTAGGGACACGAGCACGCCGGCGAGCGTGACCCCGGTGATGATGAGGAACGCGTGCTTGAAGCACGTCACCCCCTTGCATATCTTGtcgccgacggcggcggcgtttCCGCCGTGCTGCCTGGCGGCCTCTGCGTCGTACATGCGTCCGGCGATGCGCACGTTGAGCACGTAGGCGCCGATGGGGCTGGCGGCGGATCCGAAGTTGAAGAGCGTGGAGTAGTACTTGAGGCCGAACACCTCGGAGATGATGGAGAAGAGGAGCGGCCACTGCGCGCCGAAGCAGAAGCCGAGGATGACGGAGGCGGCGTAGAGCGACTGCGGCACGCCGAAGGCGATGAGGAGGTGGCCGACGCAGGAGACGAGGAGCACGGCGGTGAGGGCGAGCGGGCGCGGGAACCTGTAGCGGGCGACGAAGAACTCGGACATGTAGCCTGCGCCGACGCGGCCGGCGTAGTTCCAGATGCTGATGAGGGAGACGAAGGTGTTGATGCTCTTGGGCGGGTAGCCCAGCGACTGGCCGATCTGCGCCATGTTGTCGATGGCCGTCAGCGTGCCGCCGATGCCGAACACCGACACCACGAAGAGCACCAGCATCTCCACGCTCACCAGCGCCTGCATGATGGAGTAGTCCTCCCCCAGCGCCGGCGGCTTGAACATGTTGGTAACGGTGAGGCAGCCCGTGATGCCGCCGCACTTTGGGTCGTCGCGGCCGTCGTCgtctttatctttatcttttgccGCGCTTGATGCTGCTGGTTCCTCGACGGCGATGGCCGGCGGGTGCTGGAGGGACTCCTCGAGCTGGGAGACGGCGGTGTACTCCTCCTTGATGACGACGCCGAGGGggaggaagaggatgaggaggagcacGGTGGCGCCGACGGCGTAGGCGGCGTGGGAGAAGCTGGGCACCTGCTTCTGCACCACGATCATGACCAGGAGGTAGGTGGCGAGCGCGATGGAGATGTAGAGGAAGCAGAAGAAGGGCCTGCTGTTGGGCTCGTCGCCCTCGGCGCGGCGCCGGTACGGCAGGACGCGGATGGTGTGCACGAAGAAGATGTAGACGGCGGCGGGGAGCCAGGCGATGAGGAGGACCAGCGACTTGGCGTCGTCGCCGTAGATGGCGAGGTAGAGCTGCGTGTATATGGCGCCGCTGAGGCCGACGAAGCCCTTGAGCAGGCCGATGACGATGCCGCGGCTCTCGGGGAAGTTCTTGACGCAGGCGACGAGCGCGCCGGTGTTGGAGAAGGTGAGCGCGTTGGCGCCGACGCACATGTAGATGCACATGAGCCACACGGGCGGCGCCGCCGTGCGCTCCGTGAGCGCCAGGTAGACCATGAGGTAGCCCGCCAGGTTCATGCCGGCGCCGATGAGGAGGACGGCCCAGGTGGGCGCCACCTGCTGCACCAGGCCGGAGACGACGCCGACGTTGGTGCCCAGGTCCTTGAAGAAGCCGAGCGTGTTGAGCGTCTGCTGGTTGTACCCCAGCACGGACCGCAGCTCCTTGGAGTAGAGCGCGAAGATGTAGGTCGACCCCGACGCCGCCATCACCACCATGGACGCGAACACCACGTACCACCGGCTGCGCAGCACCCGACCCACGAACGCCGGCGTGCACATCACCGCCGCGGccccctcgccgccggccatttCTTCCCCTTCACTGCTCGATCGATCTAGTTACTTGTTATCTTTGCGAGGATAGAATGATAGGTACAACACCAAGTGCAAGCTAGCTGCTACTTATAGCGACGTGACGACTAGTGTGTAACAGTGGACTGGTATTCTTGCCATGCCAAGTAGCTAGTTCATGGACTGAGAGAGACAGCTATGACCAATCGGACAACTAAAAGATTTGGAGAAACGAAAAGTACACGCATGGTGTAGCTGGTATGGTGGACTTTTGGTCAAGTTGCTGAGATTTGATTGGATGATACTGCATCTAGTGTTCActggcaagctcaagagatggtggagctgtcaagtcatgcctggccgacaggtgctacactgagtcatgcctggttggcaggtgctacgcacgacagatcttttGGAGTCTTCGCATTTGGACGGATGAGCGCAGGACGATGGCgtcgttgggcgccgtggtggcgtcgacggatgtttGGACTGGCATGGATGATACTGATCTCTTttctgaagatgggtcagtggttcgatgatgatggcggcttgtAAAACATGTGCGTGAGGTGTGCAttttaggtgtgctgcaccggctgttcctcccgatacgttatgtggatggattggcgacaacaccggtcttagatatatgaagtgagagcactccacattatcgagtttgtaggtgtgagtggtggctttggaTGGATTAATGTATACTTTTGTAAGTCtttgtgaaataattaataaagatggctgcatgcatcgattgatgcagaggcccgaGGTTTAACCTCCTTTTTCAAAAAAAGCTCAAGAGATGGTATTTTCCCATGTCCATGTGTGAGTAGCATTGTTTGGGGATTAGTGGCGGCTAAGGTGTGTGTGGCGTGGATGTGGACTAAATCCAGCACCGCCAGCACATGTAGTTGACCAAATACTCCGTAGGCCGTAGCTTTCAGCTGGGCAGCTTTTTCTTCCGTCTCTCCCTGCGTTTTGGAACTGACCATGTGAACGAAAAAGGCCTGCCTAAGACAAATTCAAGGTGGCCaacataaaattaatattgcttTTGTTATGTTTGAATTTTGACATTGACTAGCTAGCAACTGGTGTGCGATCGCAACAGATTTAAACTAGACTAACAAAGATGTTCACAAACTTGAAGAAAATAATCGCCCGATTTTGTTGTATACTTTCTTTGTCTGAAATTACTTGTCAcataaatatataaaaataaatgtactaagaactaaaatacatctagacgtATTCATTATGACAAGTTTTTCCAGACGGAGTGAGTATCATTAAAAGTATGTTAGATTTCACCCAAaatttattcctttttattttatttgcattAGGTGGGGGAAGGATGGGGGTTTCTGCATATATGAAGCAGAACGGCGGGGTCTTTTGCCAAAATGCCACAACCTACTTTGCCTTTGTTAGATGCAGATCGAATGGTGAAAAATAAGAGAGGGTAGATATTGGAGTACCTGCAACAATCCATTATTAGCTGAAAAATGACAATCTCCTGTGTTGGTGATATGATCATTTCTTTTTTAAGAAACAACTTCCTTCCTCCACTTCTCATCGCCAAAAATCCAATATGATGAAACCACAAATGACTATGAACCATTGAAGATGTTTTTAACTGATACTTGTACTTTATAACATGACATACAATGCAGTTGCAATTGAGTAGAAGGAACTTATATATGAGGTTCGATAATCTATGGTCTTTTGGTATTAGTTGTTACTAAAGTACAAATTTAGCAAAGGAGTATCTAAGGCTTTGTGCACGTGTGAAGATTATTTAGGAAAAACCATATATTTATTCATAAAAATAGCAACACACAACATATATGGCTTCTCTCTGAAACATTCCGGAAAGACAGCACACAAGAAAATTTACATCACCATCGCCAAAGAATCTAGCCGCCGTCGACGCTCAAGCAATCGCCGGACGAGAGAAACATAGGCCTCGAACTTGCCAAGATCCAAGATAGTGCCATAGCAGCCAAGTTGCGTTATGAACCTCTGGACAGGCGCCGTCACAAGTGGCAACGCACATGTCGATGTGCATCGTCGGGCAAAGAAATACTTCACACATCTTGGATCACGGACTTGAAGGTCTCGACAGACAGAACCATCGGAAAACTTCAAAACCAACAACCATCTTCCACCGACAAATCTTTATGTGGACTATCCCTTGGACAAAACCGGCATTCCTGAGGCGACCAACTCCAAGACACAAACTTCCGGCTCCACGACGACGCTGGAGACGCATCCGACGTAACGCGGACGAAGCCGAATAAACAAGAACCTAAGCAAGATCTACACCGGCGTCTTGAGGAACTCGCTCGAACACAAATCCATGGGCTCCTTCACATCGCAGAAGAACGCCGTTGAGTCGGTGGCCTAGAAAACTTTATTCACGGTGACGACGTCGACACTGACCGATCGCAAACACCTGACATACCTATCCTAAGCCTATCTACAGACCGGACGGAAGGAaccggaccccccccccccccccaccctcctgctgccgccggaGCAACGAGCGAAGGGAAGGAGAGCCAACGCTCTCGCTGACGAGAAGGCAGGAACCGCATCGCCTCTCCTGCGCAGTTAGAGAAAACGGGCAGGCTAAATTTGTGACACGGCGGCGGCCTATTGAGCGAGCGGCGGTTGCGTCATCTCCTCCGAATCCTCGAGATGCGAAGAATTATTAAGGGGTCATAGACAGCTATGGCCAAGCTAGTTAGGAGCAATCAACTAAATAATACAGTACTTGCTATATAACAGAACTGCAAGCATGGATCATCAGTTATTAAGCAAAACCGGAGTTGAGTTCTCCAACGATATTGGGGAATAGAGTAATGAGACAGATGGAATGCTTGGAGATACGGTTAAGGTTGGTTCATCATATTATAATGCTCGTGCCCCTCATGGTGAGgcgatcccatggatttttcgtcGTGCCACTTGATTCTCGTTGACTTGGGAATATGGT harbors:
- the LOC123410393 gene encoding uncharacterized protein LOC123410393; translation: MAGGEGAAAVMCTPAFVGRVLRSRWYVVFASMVVMAASGSTYIFALYSKELRSVLGYNQQTLNTLGFFKDLGTNVGVVSGLVQQVAPTWAVLLIGAGMNLAGYLMVYLALTERTAAPPVWLMCIYMCVGANALTFSNTGALVACVKNFPESRGIVIGLLKGFVGLSGAIYTQLYLAIYGDDAKSLVLLIAWLPAAVYIFFVHTIRVLPYRRRAEGDEPNSRPFFCFLYISIALATYLLVMIVVQKQVPSFSHAAYAVGATVLLLILFLPLGVVIKEEYTAVSQLEESLQHPPAIAVEEPAASSAAKDKDKDDDGRDDPKCGGITGCLTVTNMFKPPALGEDYSIMQALVSVEMLVLFVVSVFGIGGTLTAIDNMAQIGQSLGYPPKSINTFVSLISIWNYAGRVGAGYMSEFFVARYRFPRPLALTAVLLVSCVGHLLIAFGVPQSLYAASVILGFCFGAQWPLLFSIISEVFGLKYYSTLFNFGSAASPIGAYVLNVRIAGRMYDAEAARQHGGNAAAVGDKICKGVTCFKHAFLIITGVTLAGVLVSLVLVWRTRNFYKGDIYAKFKVAPVVVTGTAADGSDRGREMVEGTATVTEDGGAKEGKKKKQDQVNDEEFN